In a single window of the Arthrobacter zhangbolii genome:
- the rplQ gene encoding 50S ribosomal protein L17, whose amino-acid sequence MPTPTKGKRLGGSPAHQRLMLANLAAQLFEHKQITTTVTKAKRLRPYAERLITFAKRGDLSSRRRVLALISDKGIVHELFTDIAPAVEKRDGGYTRITKIGNRKGDNAPMAVIELVLEPLSAKQSVVAEANTAAAAAAPAPVAESADSADSADSADSAESADSAESADSADEAVVETEEKK is encoded by the coding sequence ATGCCTACACCCACCAAGGGTAAGCGCCTCGGAGGCAGCCCGGCACACCAGCGCCTGATGCTGGCGAACCTTGCCGCGCAGCTGTTCGAGCACAAGCAGATCACCACCACGGTGACCAAGGCCAAGCGTCTGCGTCCCTACGCAGAGCGCCTGATCACGTTCGCCAAGCGCGGGGACCTGTCCTCCCGCCGCCGCGTCCTCGCCCTGATCTCCGACAAGGGCATCGTTCACGAGCTCTTCACCGACATTGCTCCGGCAGTCGAGAAGCGCGACGGCGGTTACACCCGTATCACCAAGATCGGCAACCGCAAGGGCGACAACGCCCCCATGGCAGTCATCGAACTGGTCCTGGAACCGCTGTCTGCCAAGCAGTCGGTAGTGGCCGAGGCCAACACCGCAGCTGCCGCAGCCGCACCGGCTCCGGTTGCAGAGTCCGCTGACTCCGCCGATTCGGCAGATTCCGCTGACTCCGCAGAGTCGGCCGACTCCGCTGAATCAGCTGATTCCGCTGATGAGGCAGTCGTGGAGACCGAAGAGAAGAAGTAA
- a CDS encoding DNA-directed RNA polymerase subunit alpha: MLIAQRPTLTEEVVADNRSRFIIEPLEPGFGYTLGNSLRRTLLSSIPGAAVTSIRIDGVLHEFTTVPGVKEDVTEIILNVKNLSVSSEHDEPVVAYLRKQGPGVVTAADIAPPAGVEFHNPDLHIATLNSKGKFELELTIERGRGYVSASQNKSGDQEIGRIPVDSIYSPVLKVTFRVEATRVEQRTDFDRLIVDVETKDAIAPRDAVASAGTTLVELFGLARELNTAAEGIEIGPSPTDAALAADMALPIEDLELTVRSYNCLKREGIHTVGELVARSEADLMDIRNFGAKSIDEVKAKLVELGLSLKDSPPGFDLAAHAAAIEEDESEYSDDEL; encoded by the coding sequence GTGCTCATTGCACAGCGCCCCACCCTCACTGAAGAAGTCGTAGCCGACAACCGCTCACGGTTCATCATTGAACCGCTGGAGCCCGGTTTCGGCTACACCCTTGGTAACTCCCTCCGTCGTACCCTGCTCTCCTCCATTCCCGGTGCTGCTGTCACCAGCATCCGGATTGACGGCGTGCTGCACGAGTTCACGACGGTTCCCGGCGTCAAGGAAGATGTCACTGAGATCATCCTGAACGTCAAGAACCTCTCGGTTTCCTCCGAGCACGACGAGCCCGTTGTGGCGTACCTGCGCAAGCAGGGCCCCGGCGTGGTTACGGCTGCGGACATCGCTCCGCCGGCCGGCGTGGAGTTCCACAACCCCGACCTGCACATCGCCACGCTCAACTCGAAGGGCAAGTTCGAACTCGAACTGACCATCGAGCGCGGCCGCGGCTACGTGTCCGCCAGCCAGAACAAGTCCGGTGACCAGGAGATCGGCCGTATTCCGGTTGACTCCATCTACTCGCCGGTCCTGAAGGTGACCTTCCGCGTGGAGGCCACCCGTGTTGAACAGCGCACCGACTTCGACCGCCTGATCGTCGACGTCGAGACCAAGGATGCCATTGCACCGCGCGACGCCGTCGCGTCTGCCGGCACCACCCTGGTCGAGCTGTTCGGCCTGGCACGCGAACTCAACACCGCCGCTGAAGGTATCGAAATCGGTCCGAGCCCCACGGATGCCGCACTGGCAGCCGACATGGCCCTGCCGATCGAAGACCTCGAGCTGACTGTGCGTTCGTACAACTGCCTCAAGCGCGAAGGCATCCACACGGTGGGTGAACTCGTAGCCCGCTCCGAGGCTGACCTGATGGACATCCGTAACTTCGGTGCGAAGTCCATCGACGAGGTGAAGGCAAAGCTGGTTGAACTGGGTCTGTCCCTGAAGGATTCCCCTCCCGGGTTTGATCTGGCCGCCCACGCCGCAGCTATTGAAGAGGACGAGTCCGAATACTCGGACGACGAGCTCTAA
- the rpsK gene encoding 30S ribosomal protein S11, with product MPPKTRGAVRKPRRKDKKNIALGQAHIKSTFNNTIVSITDPSGAVISWASAGEVGFKGSRKSTPFAAQMAAEAAAKRAQEHGVRKVDVFVKGPGSGRETAIRSLQATGLEVGSIQDVTPSAHNGCRPPKRRRV from the coding sequence ATGCCCCCCAAGACTCGTGGAGCGGTCCGCAAACCGCGTCGCAAGGATAAGAAGAATATCGCGCTCGGCCAGGCGCATATCAAGAGCACCTTCAACAACACCATCGTGTCCATCACGGACCCGTCCGGTGCTGTTATCTCATGGGCTTCCGCCGGTGAGGTTGGCTTCAAGGGCTCCCGCAAGTCCACCCCGTTCGCTGCTCAGATGGCTGCTGAAGCTGCCGCCAAGCGCGCACAGGAGCACGGCGTCCGCAAGGTCGACGTCTTCGTGAAGGGTCCGGGCTCGGGTCGCGAGACCGCTATCCGTTCGCTGCAGGCCACCGGCCTGGAGGTTGGCTCCATTCAGGACGTCACCCCGAGCGCACACAACGGCTGCCGTCCCCCGAAGCGCCGCCGCGTATAA
- the rpsM gene encoding 30S ribosomal protein S13 — translation MARLAGVDIPREKRVVIALTYIYGVGKTRAEQTLVETGISPETRVKDLTDAELVQLRDYIEGNFKVEGDLRREVAADIRRKVEIGSYQGIRHRRGMPVHGQRTKTNARTRKGPKRTVAGKKKAGR, via the coding sequence ATGGCACGTCTCGCTGGCGTTGACATTCCCCGCGAAAAGCGGGTAGTGATTGCGCTTACCTACATCTACGGCGTGGGCAAGACCCGTGCAGAGCAGACCCTTGTGGAGACCGGCATCAGCCCGGAAACTCGCGTCAAGGACCTCACCGACGCTGAACTCGTTCAGCTGCGTGACTACATCGAGGGCAACTTCAAGGTTGAGGGTGACCTCCGCCGTGAGGTGGCCGCCGACATCCGCCGCAAGGTCGAGATCGGCAGCTACCAGGGCATCCGGCACCGCCGCGGCATGCCCGTCCACGGTCAGCGCACGAAGACCAACGCTCGTACCCGCAAGGGCCCGAAGCGTACCGTTGCCGGTAAGAAGAAGGCCGGCCGCTAA